A genomic window from Diorhabda sublineata isolate icDioSubl1.1 chromosome 8, icDioSubl1.1, whole genome shotgun sequence includes:
- the LOC130447694 gene encoding zinc finger protein 239-like encodes MCILWEFIHETNRIVMAPSNESLYETKKFYKIHHKSKSIKGNHDIKDEIEVVEHELKVELQETTLQLEVADNLNSYVHGGSKLFGVGSNNIQSYTKTKTKPFKCDICLKTFSQISNLNTHLRSHTGEKPFKCDICSKTFSQKSGLKTHSRSHTGEKPFKCDMCLKSFTQKSGLKTHLRSHTGEKPFKCDICLKTFSQKSGLRTHLRSHTGERPFKCNICSKTFLYPSNLEAHLRSHTGERPFECNICLKTFSYISNLKTHVCNPTGEKPFKCDICFKKFSNESFLKRHMHIHIDPHINKGSNLFAEGSNSNIYERTKQFKCDVCMKQFSYKSNFYIHLRKHTGEKPFECHICLKTFSQRSNLKRHLHTHTGEKPF; translated from the coding sequence ATGTGTATATTGTGGGAATTTATACACGAAACAAATAGAATTGTTATGGCACCTAGCAATGAATcattatatgaaacaaaaaaattttataagattCACCACAAAAGTAAAAGTATTAAGGGAAATCATGatataaaagatgaaattgAAGTTGTTGAACATGAATTGAAAGTGGAGTTGCAGGAAACAACGCTTCAGTTGGAAGTTGCTGATAATTTAAACTCATATGTACACGGTGGTTCAAAATTATTTGGCGTAGGAAGTAATAATATACAATCATATACCAAGACGAAGacaaaaccattcaaatgtgatatttgtttgaaaactttttcacagaTAAGTAATTTGAATACACATTTGCgtagtcatacaggagaaaaaccattcaaatgtgacatttgttcaaAAACCTTTTCACAGAAAAGTGGTTTGAAGACACATTCGCGTAGTCATActggagaaaagccattcaaatgtgacatgtGTTTGAAGAGCTTTACACAGAAAAGTGGTTTGAAGACACATTTGCGTAGTCATACAGGGGagaagccattcaaatgtgacatttgtttgaaaactttttcacaaaaaagtGGTTTGAGGACACATTTGCGTAGCCATACAGGAGAAAGGCCATTCAAATgtaatatttgttcaaaaacttttttatatccaAGTAATTTGGAGGCGCATTTGCGAAGTCATACAGGAGAAAGGCCGTTCGAgtgtaatatttgtttgaaaactttttcatatataagtAATTTGAAGACACATGTGTGTAATCCTACAGgtgaaaagccattcaaatgtgatatttgctttaaaaaattttcaaatgaaagttttttGAAGAGACATATGCATATTCACATAGACCCACATATAAATAAAGGTTCGAATTTATTTGCAGAAGGaagtaattcaaatatttacgAAAGGACAAAACAATTCAAATGCGACGTTTGTATGAAACAATTCTcttataaaagtaatttttatatacatttgcGTAAACACACAGGGGAAAAGCCATTCGAATGTCACATATGTTTGAAAACGTTTTCACAGAGAAGTAATTTGAAAAGGCATTTGCATactcatacaggagaaaagccattctaa
- the LOC130447693 gene encoding E3 ubiquitin-protein ligase TRAIP-like yields MNVTCVICAELFIPDEEIYFTQCGHVFHYHCLMNWIERSKSCPQCRQKLSEKTIYKVFFNFCNKDSNLDATSLTYKLENANFTLSLKEKELKKVIEQNQKLEEINKSLRREIAKIETEGKGLQSTILAIKEQVTHYKNKCKEVDVLSSEILKLKNKIKDMGNIELVINGSRDQVNDILREEHNVESLALLTVTLKKALVDSERKALQLDYKLKRYKNEISKQKKDVSLLESQNADMRREMQQIKMKNEKENIMLKQKIKAFEENNMCATKKMDLIQDKQNSNVLPSSVDESLLNLVASDSPYLPVKNKFRPFLETKFQAPTNVSSSGSTNASSSKNYSIFKLSRNLTSDKQKASTSEVSYDGLGGSSKEDIYPTPKKVQKGVKRTKKSTLPTVKFKKFAPLSVKPKVVDLINLDSEENI; encoded by the exons ATGAATGTTACTTGTGTAATTTGTgctgaattatttattcccGATGAAGAAATCTATTTTACACAATGCGGACACGTTTTTCATTATCACTGTTTAATGAATTGGATAGAAAG aTCAAAAAGTTGTCCTCAATGTAGACAAAAACtatcagaaaaaactatatataaagttttcttcaatttctgcAACAAAGATTCTAATTTAGACGCCACCAGTTTGACGTACAAATTAGAAAATGCGAATTTTACTTTGTcgttaaaagaaaaagaattgaaaaaagttatagaaCAGAACCAGAAACTGGAAGAAATCAATAAATCCTTGAGAAGAGAAATAGCAAAGATAGAAACCGAAGGAAAGGGATTACAATCTACTATACTTGCTATTAAAGAGCAGGTAactcattacaaaaataaatgtaagGAAGTGGATGTGTTGTCTagtgaaattctaaaattgaagaATAAGATAAAGGACATGGGGAATATAGAATTGGTTATAAACGGGTCTAGAGATCAAGTTAATGATATTTTGAGGGAAGAACACAATGTTGAATCTTTGGCTTTGTTAACTGTTACTTTGAAGAA GGCACTAGTCGATTCTGAAAGAAAAGCCTTACAACTAGATTACAAATTAAAGAGATACAAGAATGaaataagtaaacaaaaaaaagatgtATCATTGTTGGAGTCTCAGAATGCGGACATGAG GAGAGAAATGCAACAGATCAAAATGAAAAACGAAAAGGAAAACATTAtgttgaaacagaaaataaaagcCTTTGAGGAAAACAACATGTGTGCAACTAAGAAAATGGATTTAATACAAGATAAACAAAACTCTAATGTTTTACCATCTTCAGTG gaCGAAAGCCTGCTGAATTTAGTAGCTTCAGATTCCCCATACTTGCcggtaaaaaataaattcagacCGTTTTTAGAGACGAAATTTCAAGCTCCTACGAACGTTTCATCCAGTGGATCTACCAATGCGTCATCAAGTAAAAAC taTTCGATATTCAAATTGAGTCGAAATTTAACATCCGATAAACAGAAAGCGTCTACTTCTGAGGTATCTTACGACGGTTTGGGGGGATCTAGTAAGGAGGATATTTATCCTACGCCAAAGAAAGTACAAAAAGGAGTAAAGAGGACCAAGAAATCTACGTTACCGActgttaaatttaaaaagtttgcTCCTTTATCCGTTAAGCCTAAAGTTGTAGACTTAATCAATTTAgattctgaagaaaatatttaa